One window of Aspergillus oryzae RIB40 DNA, chromosome 3 genomic DNA carries:
- a CDS encoding 2OG-Fe dioxygenase family protein (predicted protein) → MAEVTFPHHWRDYRWRHGGNVVTVRFHGEGLNKRSNLERCCDDILRAAEEEGVQMVKGASLGFSTTRIFVADAFFENTDPFLRISVGVQSEDIETVARAVLSGIKRYCMSAVPVNLDVGQRLYDAKFYKAMASMLEVRARYAKDRVVFMEGEWLVPILKALGAREEDFDALQQVSHHLGKDPTVDYRTIRNGLFYFNFENKTIQRFQKQRFTLTVQENYKRHDSGLPRDFPEVRGDLQYNTVLQALMVAKAFIMNKVDVEPRAHLDYSSPNFLCNVFNIRTFTEKNILGEPTLEGVHADGADHTMTTFLGCTNMRSDSGITFIHDQKEITGIPATEAQPSLIKHRFQHRHFLDSLLFADNEAKHSLTSVFQEDVSKRATRDMLLFLTRKPKLAGHSSGSVDAMEPHKTLPINVPLWL, encoded by the coding sequence ATGGCCGAGGTGACTTTTCCTCACCACTGGCGCGATTACAGATGGAGACACGGCGGGAATGTCGTCACAGTCCGCTTTCACGGAGAGGGACTAAATAAAAGGTCCAACTTGGAGCGCTGCTGTGACGACATTCTCCGCgccgcggaagaagagggggTGCAGATGGTCAAGGGGGCCAGCCTGGGCTTCTCCACCACCCGGATCTTCGTGGCGGACGCATTTTTCGAGAACACAGATCCTTTCTTACGGATATCTGTCGGTGTGCAGTCAGAAGACATTGAGACCGTCGCCAGAGCCGTTCTTAGTGGAATCAAGAGGTACTGCATGTCGGCTGTGCCCGTTAATCTCGACGTGGGCCAGCGGCTCTACGATGCCAAATTTTATAAAGCAATGGCGAGCATGCTGGAGGTGAGGGCTAGGTACGCCAAAGACCGGGTTGTTTTCATGGAGGGCGAATGGTTGGTTCCAATCCTCAAAGCACTGGGCGCCAGGGAGGAGGATTTtgatgctctccagcaaGTCAGCCATCACCTGGGCAAGGATCCTACGGTAGACTACCGGACCATCAGGAACGGTCTGTTCTATTTCAACTTTGAGAACAAGACAATCCAACGGTTTCAAAAGCAACGCTTCACCCTCACCGTACAGGAGAACTACAAGCGTCACGACTCCGGATTACCCCGTGATTTCCCAGAAGTCCGGGGTGACCTTCAATACAACACTGTCCTGCAAGCCCTGATGGTGGCGAAGGCCTTCATAATGAACAAAGTCGACGTCGAACCTCGTGCCCACCTGGACTACTCTAGCCCGAATTTCCTCTGCAACGTATTTAATATCCGAACATTCACTGAGAAGAACATTCTCGGTGAGCCTACCCTTGAAGGCGTGCACGCCGATGGAGCGGATCATACAATGACTACTTTCCTGGGATGCACCAATATGAGGTCCGACAGTGGAATCACCTTCATCCATGACCAGAAGGAGATCACCGGGATCCCAGCCACTGAGGCACAGCCGAGCCTCATCAAGCATCGGTTCCAGCATCGTCACTTCCTAGACTCGCTCCTGTTTGCCGATAATGAGGCCAAGCACAGTCTCACTTCTGTCTTCCAGGAGGATGTGTCTAAGCGTGCAACGCGAGATATGCTGCTCTTCCTCACCCGCAAGCCTAAGTTGGCGGGTCATTCATCGGGAAGTGTGGATGCCATGGAACCTCACAAGACCCTTCCGATCAACGTTCCGTTGTGGCTATAG